A section of the Phaseolus vulgaris cultivar G19833 chromosome 8, P. vulgaris v2.0, whole genome shotgun sequence genome encodes:
- the LOC137827087 gene encoding rust resistance kinase Lr10-like: MAKPSLLCLHAYGILITIMLFLKLILIKGSSDHNECRELSCGPNRTPIRFPFQLVKGTHECAHPGFCLYCTQENNTMLLLPTIKFHVINIDYENRQISLKDPKNCLPKYFLNHNNSFNHYYFTGSGVSFFDCSSLGYRHLRNQYGNYQDMISCPIYATDSQASILEWDLTFCSKISDVTAPVSAIEMQQNEFMLTWSKPACSACEAEGKRCKWKNNSTEVIECLDCSDHKGLHKRITNFRSFIFSSTVIVGSIVFGLLGIMAFKIFRYFREKEEDQARVDKFLEDYKAEKPTRFTYADVKRITDGFKEKLGEGAHGAVFKGKLSNEILVAVKIINNTEGDGNEFINEVGIMGKIHHIHVVRLLGFCAEGIHRALVYNLFPKGSLQSFIFPPDDKEHFLGWEKMQHIALGIAKGIEYLHQGCNHPIIHFDINPRNVLLDDNFTPKISDFGLAKLCFKNPSLVSMTAARGTLGYMAPEVFSRNFGNVSYKSDIYSYGMLLLEMVGGRKNVDMSSSENIHVLYPDWIHNLVDGDIRIHIEYEGDVKIAKKLAIVGLWCIQWQPVNRPSIKSVIQMLETKEEHQLTVPPNPFHSTTSTLTSARRPLELEAIQE; this comes from the exons ATGGCAAAGCCTAGTCTACTGTGTCTCCATGCTTATGGCATATTGATCACAATAATGCTATTCCTAAAGCTCATTCTTATCAAAGGTAGCAGCGATCATAACGAGTGCAGGGAGTTGTCTTGTGGGCCAAACCGAACACCTATTAGATTTCCCTTCCAACTCGTCAAGGGGACGCATGAATGTGCTCATCCTGGGTTTTGTCTGTATTGTACTCAAGAAAACAACACCATGCTTCTCCTCCCTACCATTAAATTCCACGTCATAAACATAGACTACGAAAATCGGCAAATTTCCTTGAAAGACCCGAAGAATTGCCttccaaaatattttctaaaccACAACAATTCTTTTAATCATTATTACTTTACCGGAAGCGGCGTAAGCTTCTTTGACTGTTCTTCACTTGGGTATAGACATCTCAGAAATCAATATGGAAACTACCAAGATATGATCTCCTGTCCGATATACGCTACTGATTCTCAAGCAAGTATCTTGGAATGGGACCTGACATTCTGTTCTAAGATATCCGATGTCACTGCACCAGTCTCGGCAATCGAGATGCAGCAGAATGAGTTCATGTTGACATGGTCCAAACCAGCTTGTTCTGCGTGCGAAGCTGAAGGCAAAAGATGTAAATGGAAGAACAACAGCACCGAAGTTATCGAATGTTTGGATTGCTCTGACCACAAGGGCctccataaaagaatcacaaatttcagatcttttattttttccagTACAG TTATCGTAGGTTCAATTGTTTTTGGCCTGCTGGGAATTATGGCTTTTAAGATTTTCCGCTATTTtagagagaaggaagaagaCCAAGCAAGAGTGGACAAGTTCTTAGAGGATTACAAAGCTGAAAAGCCTACGAGATTTACATACGCCGATGTCAAGAGAATCACCGatggttttaaagaaaaactagGGGAAGGAGCCCATGGAGCTGTTTTCAAAGGCAAACTTTCGAATGAGATTCTCGTGGCTGTGAAGATCATCAATAATACTGAAGGAGATGGGAATGAGTTCATCAACGAAGTTGGAATTATGGGAAAAATCCACCACATTCACGTGGTTCGTTTGCTAGGCTTTTGCGCCGAAGGAATCCATCGTGCTCTTGTCTACAATTTGTTTCCAAAGGGTTCACTACAAAGCTTCATATTTCCACCCGATGACAAGGAGCATTTCCTTGGGTGGGAGAAGATGCAACACATTGCTCTTGGTATAGCTAAAGGGATTGAGTATCTCCATCAAGGTTGTAATCATCCCATTATTCACTTTGACATCAATCCTCGGAATGTGTTACTTGATGACAACTTCACTCCAAAGATTTCTGATTTTGGATTAGCCAAATTGTGTTTCAAGAATCCAAGTTTGGTGTCCATGACAGCTGCTAGGGGAACCTTGGGATACATGGCACCGGAAGTTTTCTCCAGGAACTTCGGAAATGTATCCTACAAGTCTGATATTTACAGTTATGGAATGTTGTTGCTAGAAATGGTTGGAGGAAGGAAGAATGTAGACATGTCATCCTCAGAAAATATCCATGTTCTGTACCCAGATTGGATCCATAATCTTGTTGATGGAGACATACGTATCCATATTGAGTATGAAGGTGATGTTAAAATTGCGAAGAAGCTAGCCATTGTTGGACTTTGGTGCATTCAGTGGCAGCCAGTGAACCGTCCATCCATAAAATCTGTCATACAAATGCTAGAAACTAAAGAGGAACACCAGTTAACTGTGCCTCCTAATCCATTTCATTCAACGACTTCAACTCTCACTTCAGCAAGAAGACCTTTGGAGTTGGAAGCAATTCAAGAGTGA
- the LOC137827002 gene encoding LEAF RUST 10 DISEASE-RESISTANCEUS RECEPTOR-LIKE PROTEIN KINASE-like 2.1, whose amino-acid sequence MVIWREMVLLVIFLLFVVEQVCTTNEQEHAMDCPTSSCGKITNISRPFRLKRDPVHCGDSRYELDCENNVAVLNLYSGKYHVEAINYHNFTIRVVDPGVEEPSCSSLPRYFLSESNFTDAYHGAAMAPYRSTQNQFSDELGNYEKSLWKHIIYLNCSHPVSEKNKYVNTAPCVKWQSKGYMYAIGGDITAAELEVGCGVKLVSPTSWGGLDANESSYTDMNTALLYGFEMSWLHFACDYLCPNSTHGDCYFNSSIPKLKCSLCDDMLFGRLLVPCGTGISSQLLTYLQYFLESVFFVLLDTIQGNLGFGANYYFDPVSFIIGRYILPFFLAVRFLFGVTLLIVLMVYKWRKRHLSIYENIENYLEHNNLMPIRYSYKEIKKMMKGFKEKLGEGGYGSVFKGKLSSGSCVAIKMLSKTKGRGHDFISEVATIGRIHHQNVVQLIGFCVEGSRHALVYEFMSNGSLDKIIFSKDKSIEFGYDKIYNIAIGVARGIAYLHHGCEMQILHFDIKPHNILLDDKFIPKVSDFGLAKLYPIDNSIVTMTTVGGTIGYMAPELFYKNIGRISYKSDVYSFGMLLMEMASRRKNLNSHVEHSSQIYFPSWIYDYIREEKDIEMEEMGNFTEEEKKIVKKMIIVAFWCIQMNPDDRPSMNKVVEMLEGDIEKLKIPPNFSLYPYEATEYSKQTIATEFTCSSSYSLDID is encoded by the exons ATGGTCATATGGAGAGAGATGGTGTTATTGGTGATCTTCTTGCTGTTTGTAGTCGAACAAGTATGTACTACTAATGAGCAAGAGCATGCTATGGATTGTCCCACTTCTTCCTGCGGGAAAATCACAAACATAAGTCGGCCATTCAGATTGAAACGTGATCCAGTACATTGCGGCGACAGCAGGTACGAACTGGATTGTGAAAATAATGTTGCGGTATTGAATTTGTACTCGGGAAAATATCATGTTGAGGCAATCAACTACCATAATTTCACAATCCGAGTGGTTGATCCGGGAGTTGAAGAACCAAGTTGCTCCTCCCTTCCTCGCTATTTCTTGTCTGAATCCAATTTCACTGATGCTTATCATGGTGCCGCCATGGCTCCATACCGAAGCACCCAAAACCAATTCTCTGATGAATTGGGTAATTACGAGAAGAGTCTTTGGAAGCACATAATTTACTTGAATTGTAGCCATCCAGTGAGTGAGAAGAATAAGTACGTGAATACTGCTCCGTGTGTGAAGTGGCAGTCGAAAGGCTACATGTATGCCATCGGTGGTGACATAACAGCAGCGGAACTTGAAGTTGGTTGTGGTGTAAAGCTGGTATCTCCGACGTCTTGGGGGGGTTTGGACGCAAATGAATCTTCCTACACTGATATGAACACAGCGTTACTTTATGGATTTGAGATGTCGTGGTTGCATTTCGCCTGTGATTATCTATGTCCAAACTCAACTCATGGCGACTGCTATTTCAACTCTTCCATCCCTAAGCTTAAATGCTCGCTCTGCGACGATATGTTATTCGGACGACTGCTAGTTCCCTGTG GTACTGGGATATCGTCACAGCTGCTAACTTATCTACAAT ATTTTTTGGAGAGTGTTTTCTTCG TACTGTTGGACACAATACAAGGAAACCTAGGATTTGGTGCAAATTACTACTTTGATCCGGTATCGTTTATCATAGGACGCTATATTTTACCATTTTTCTTGGCAGTTAGATTTCTGTTTGGGGTGACATTACTTATTGTGCTTATGGTATACAAATGGAGGAAAAGGCATTTGtcaatatatgaaaatattgaaaattatttaGAACATAATAATTTGATGCCTATTAGATACTCATACAAGGAAATCAAGAAGATGATGAAAGGTTTCAAGGAAAAATTGGGTGAAGGAGGCTATGGCTCTGTGTTTAAGGGAAAGTTGTCTAGTGGATCTTGTGTGGCAATAAAAATGTTAAGTAAAACAAAAGGAAGAGGACATGACTTTATTAGTGAAGTTGCTACCATTGGAAGAATACATCATCAAAATGTAGTACAattaattggattttgtgtTGAAGGTTCGAGACATGCTCTTGTTTATGAATTCATGTCTAATGGATCTCTTGATAAAATTATCTTTTCTAAAGATAAAAGTATAGAGTTTGGCTATGACAAAATATACAATATAGCAATTGGGGTAGCTCGAGGGATTGCTTATCTCCACCATGGATGTGAGATGcaaattttgcattttgatataaAACCCCATAATATTCTACTTGATGATAAATTCATTCCAAAGGTCTCTGATTTTGGATTGGCAAAGTTATATCCGATAGATAATAGCATTGTCACCATGACAACAGTAGGAGGAACAATTGGATACATGGCTCCagaattgttttataaaaatattggaAGAATATCCTATAAGTCTGATGTTTATAGTTTTGGAATGCTTTTAATGGAGATGGCAAGTAGGAGGAAAAACTTAAATTCCCATGTAGAGCATTCAAGCCAAATTTATTTTCCCTCTTGGATTTATGATTACATTAGAGAAGAGAAAGATATAGAAATGGAAGAAATGGGAAATTTCACagaggaggaaaagaaaatagTAAAGAAGATGATCATAGTTGCATTTTGGTGTATACAAATGAATCCAGATGATCGTCCCTCCATGAACAAAGTAGTGGAAATGCTTGAAGGAGACattgaaaaattgaaaatccCTCCCAATTTTTCTTTATATCCATATGAAGCGACAGAATACTCTAAACAAACAATAGCAACTGAATTTACTTGTTCTTCTAGTTATTCTTTGGATATTGATTAA